In the Oryzias latipes chromosome 23, ASM223467v1 genome, one interval contains:
- the LOC111946951 gene encoding uncharacterized protein LOC111946951 isoform X3 — protein MELEQLQDKLSEALVQLQPEQLQKVCSFAKIDPGLLSKKHTLIRLISEEVEKIVESEEEDTTCAFLLKLISYANEAKPATLQPSPPPQLQTADTSHDHAEALLSLQKQYAVLQESFVESTKRIEAEMAKLTMRGAGQAQSHPSLTQHVVPPAPTLPEVSIRKEFRINGQIGERGQKDKLSYSNLIHQIDMGLKKNHSEADIIEAVVRAVSPGLSLRDMLEIKSDLTLSQLRTILRGHYKEDSSTDLYNCLINLTQECNESPQNFLFRAIELKERLLLASKEPGAEEQYSPELIQRKFLRAVETGLLSADIKYQLKRYLEDPAVTDEHLIAKINAAASLEWERKQKFKKHVREPRVKEVRVEAQAGPETAVASVSSRPCPTMTKGKTPEMPNATRTESELLDMVTQLKGEMEEIKKAIRESPRAPFHFRTNRKRGCKSCQAANNGEQCDHCFKCGRSGHLSRDCRSGKTQGHVKQSEGKCLVLSPRSRQGISPGLPGRIQPSPHCIYYALGSLRMDF, from the exons ATGGAGTTGGAGCAGCTACAGGACAAGCTAAGTGAAGCCTTGGTGCAGCTACAGCCTGAGCAGCTACAGAAGGTATGCTCTTTTGCGAAGATCGACCCGGGACTGTTATCCAAAAAGCACACGCTGATAAGATTGATAAGTGAAGAAGTAGAAAAAATTGTTGAAAGCGAAGAGGAGGATACCACGTGCGCTTTTCTGCTAAAGCTAATCAGCTATGCTAATGAGGCTAAGCCAGCCACGCTGCAGCCTTCCCCGCCACCGCAGCTTCAAACCGCAGACACAAGTCATGATCATGCTGAAGCTCTTTTGAGTTTACAAAAGCAATATGCGGTTCTGCAGGAAAGTTTCGTAGAGTCAACTAAGCGGATTGAAGCAGAAATGGCCAAATTAACAATGAGAGGGGCAGGCCAAGCACAAAGTCACCCGAGTCTGACGCAGCACGTGGTCCCCCCAGCTCCTACTCTGCCTGAAGTGAGCATTAGAAAAGAGTTTCGGATTAATGGCCAGATCGGAGAGCGGGGACAAAAGGACAAATTGTCTTATTCAAACCTCATCCACCAGATTGACatgggtttaaagaaaaatcacagtGAGGCTGATATCATTGAAGCGGTTGTCAGAGCAGTGAGTCCTGGTCTCAGCTTGCGTGATATGCTGGAGATAAAGTCAGACCTCACCCTCTCACAGTTGCGGACAATCCTGCGTGGACATTATAAAGAGGACAGTTCCACTGATCTTTACAATTGCTTGATCAATCTCACCCAAGAATGTAATGAGTCACCACAGAACTTTTTGTTTCGGGCCATTGAATTAAAAGAAAGACTGTTGCTAGCATCAAAAGAGCCTGGTGCAGAAGAACAGTACAGCCCCGAGTTGATTCAGAGAAAGTTCCTGAGGGCTGTGGAAACTGGACTGTTAAGTGCTGATATAAAATATCAACTAAAGCGCTACTTGGAGGATCCAGCTGTTACTGATGAGCACCTGATAGCCAAAATAAATGCAGCTGCTAGTCTTGAATGGGAAAGAAAGCAAAAGTTCAAAAAGCACGTCAGAGAACCCAGGGTCAAAGAAGTCAGAGTGGAAGCCCAAGCAGGTCCAGAGACGGCAGTGGCCAGTGTGAGTAGCCGACCATGTCCTACAATGACAAAAGGTAAAACGCCTGAAATGCCAAATGCAACACGCACGGAATCAGAGCTTCTTGACATGGTAACACAGCTTAAAGGGGAAATGGAAGAGATAAAGAAAGCCATTCGTGAGTCTCCCCGAGCCCCTTTTCATTTCAGAACCAACAGGAAACGAGGGTGCAAGAGCTGTCAGGCTGCAAACAATGGAGAGCAATGCGACCACTGTTTCAAATGTGGGAGGAGTGGCCATTTGTCACGGGACTGCAGATCTGGAAAAACACAAG GACATGTTAAACAGTCTGAAGGGAAGTGCCTGGTTCTCAGTCCTCGATCAAGGCAAGGCATATCACCAGGGCTTCCTGGAAGAATCCAGCCGTCCCCTCACTGCATTTATTACGCCCTGGGGTCTCTTCGAATGG ACTTTTGA
- the LOC111946951 gene encoding uncharacterized protein LOC111946951 isoform X2, with translation MELEQLQDKLSEALVQLQPEQLQKVCSFAKIDPGLLSKKHTLIRLISEEVEKIVESEEEDTTCAFLLKLISYANEAKPATLQPSPPPQLQTADTSHDHAEALLSLQKQYAVLQESFVESTKRIEAEMAKLTMRGAGQAQSHPSLTQHVVPPAPTLPEVSIRKEFRINGQIGERGQKDKLSYSNLIHQIDMGLKKNHSEADIIEAVVRAVSPGLSLRDMLEIKSDLTLSQLRTILRGHYKEDSSTDLYNCLINLTQECNESPQNFLFRAIELKERLLLASKEPGAEEQYSPELIQRKFLRAVETGLLSADIKYQLKRYLEDPAVTDEHLIAKINAAASLEWERKQKFKKHVREPRVKEVRVEAQAGPETAVASVSSRPCPTMTKGKTPEMPNATRTESELLDMVTQLKGEMEEIKKAIRESPRAPFHFRTNRKRGCKSCQAANNGEQCDHCFKCGRSGHLSRDCRSGKTQGHVKQSEGKCLVLSPRSRQGISPGLPGRIQPSPHCIYYALGSLRMGKNSLRFVLSSSSIPEINGGVFVGVEG, from the exons ATGGAGTTGGAGCAGCTACAGGACAAGCTAAGTGAAGCCTTGGTGCAGCTACAGCCTGAGCAGCTACAGAAGGTATGCTCTTTTGCGAAGATCGACCCGGGACTGTTATCCAAAAAGCACACGCTGATAAGATTGATAAGTGAAGAAGTAGAAAAAATTGTTGAAAGCGAAGAGGAGGATACCACGTGCGCTTTTCTGCTAAAGCTAATCAGCTATGCTAATGAGGCTAAGCCAGCCACGCTGCAGCCTTCCCCGCCACCGCAGCTTCAAACCGCAGACACAAGTCATGATCATGCTGAAGCTCTTTTGAGTTTACAAAAGCAATATGCGGTTCTGCAGGAAAGTTTCGTAGAGTCAACTAAGCGGATTGAAGCAGAAATGGCCAAATTAACAATGAGAGGGGCAGGCCAAGCACAAAGTCACCCGAGTCTGACGCAGCACGTGGTCCCCCCAGCTCCTACTCTGCCTGAAGTGAGCATTAGAAAAGAGTTTCGGATTAATGGCCAGATCGGAGAGCGGGGACAAAAGGACAAATTGTCTTATTCAAACCTCATCCACCAGATTGACatgggtttaaagaaaaatcacagtGAGGCTGATATCATTGAAGCGGTTGTCAGAGCAGTGAGTCCTGGTCTCAGCTTGCGTGATATGCTGGAGATAAAGTCAGACCTCACCCTCTCACAGTTGCGGACAATCCTGCGTGGACATTATAAAGAGGACAGTTCCACTGATCTTTACAATTGCTTGATCAATCTCACCCAAGAATGTAATGAGTCACCACAGAACTTTTTGTTTCGGGCCATTGAATTAAAAGAAAGACTGTTGCTAGCATCAAAAGAGCCTGGTGCAGAAGAACAGTACAGCCCCGAGTTGATTCAGAGAAAGTTCCTGAGGGCTGTGGAAACTGGACTGTTAAGTGCTGATATAAAATATCAACTAAAGCGCTACTTGGAGGATCCAGCTGTTACTGATGAGCACCTGATAGCCAAAATAAATGCAGCTGCTAGTCTTGAATGGGAAAGAAAGCAAAAGTTCAAAAAGCACGTCAGAGAACCCAGGGTCAAAGAAGTCAGAGTGGAAGCCCAAGCAGGTCCAGAGACGGCAGTGGCCAGTGTGAGTAGCCGACCATGTCCTACAATGACAAAAGGTAAAACGCCTGAAATGCCAAATGCAACACGCACGGAATCAGAGCTTCTTGACATGGTAACACAGCTTAAAGGGGAAATGGAAGAGATAAAGAAAGCCATTCGTGAGTCTCCCCGAGCCCCTTTTCATTTCAGAACCAACAGGAAACGAGGGTGCAAGAGCTGTCAGGCTGCAAACAATGGAGAGCAATGCGACCACTGTTTCAAATGTGGGAGGAGTGGCCATTTGTCACGGGACTGCAGATCTGGAAAAACACAAG GACATGTTAAACAGTCTGAAGGGAAGTGCCTGGTTCTCAGTCCTCGATCAAGGCAAGGCATATCACCAGGGCTTCCTGGAAGAATCCAGCCGTCCCCTCACTGCATTTATTACGCCCTGGGGTCTCTTCGAATGGGTAAGAATTCCCTTCGGTTTGTCCTCAGCTCCAGCAGCATTCCAGAGATCAATGGAGGAGTGTTTGTGGGGGTTGAGGGATGA
- the LOC111946951 gene encoding uncharacterized protein LOC111946951 isoform X1 — MELEQLQDKLSEALVQLQPEQLQKVCSFAKIDPGLLSKKHTLIRLISEEVEKIVESEEEDTTCAFLLKLISYANEAKPATLQPSPPPQLQTADTSHDHAEALLSLQKQYAVLQESFVESTKRIEAEMAKLTMRGAGQAQSHPSLTQHVVPPAPTLPEVSIRKEFRINGQIGERGQKDKLSYSNLIHQIDMGLKKNHSEADIIEAVVRAVSPGLSLRDMLEIKSDLTLSQLRTILRGHYKEDSSTDLYNCLINLTQECNESPQNFLFRAIELKERLLLASKEPGAEEQYSPELIQRKFLRAVETGLLSADIKYQLKRYLEDPAVTDEHLIAKINAAASLEWERKQKFKKHVREPRVKEVRVEAQAGPETAVASVSSRPCPTMTKGKTPEMPNATRTESELLDMVTQLKGEMEEIKKAIRESPRAPFHFRTNRKRGCKSCQAANNGEQCDHCFKCGRSGHLSRDCRSGKTQGKGPVNMAASTVITRPTQAETQELYQLVTDSIQKLEARLAAKTESTPDKETISVNLLSPNRRSQLLNLIGKKYVISCSLNDVETKALWDTGSQVCLINETWRQRNMPNTTVRDLIELVGPDMLDGRAVNQTPIPFSGWVEVTFKLPTDTCSKIELLVPVLVASGVGVAEQPIIGFNVIEQVLKMGIEPPDAISDAVSTAFSFDCKKTEVFLKVMQNGEDGLGEGIVKLGCDTVTVPAGQTKTVKCFVRTGTLTDAQDVLFEPSQHTQLPEGLQVQKGVVRLKRGKRAAVTIPITNSTTYDIRLPGKTIFGQTQRLKVIYPAEMRPTTVGQVGTNTVNSKAENGEGKETDLTEKEPVDAWEPPVPLDHLSPAEKDKVKQLLREERDAFARDEYDVGTIPSLQLKIRLNDPTPVKKTYIFVPKPLHKEVKEYLEDLLNRGWITKSKSSYSSPIVCVRKKDGGLRLCCDFRELNKKSIPDRHPIPRIQDMLNSLKGSAWFSVLDQGKAYHQGFLEESSRPLTAFITPWGLFEWTFDDHLRDLRDVLHRYKSHGVKLTPRKCEVFKKKVRFLGKLVTEEGYTMDPADVAPVQALKHNQPTTVGELRKLLGFVSYYRSYIPNFSRIAKPLYDLLSNDKMGTIKQKPKKQSNFG, encoded by the exons ATGGAGTTGGAGCAGCTACAGGACAAGCTAAGTGAAGCCTTGGTGCAGCTACAGCCTGAGCAGCTACAGAAGGTATGCTCTTTTGCGAAGATCGACCCGGGACTGTTATCCAAAAAGCACACGCTGATAAGATTGATAAGTGAAGAAGTAGAAAAAATTGTTGAAAGCGAAGAGGAGGATACCACGTGCGCTTTTCTGCTAAAGCTAATCAGCTATGCTAATGAGGCTAAGCCAGCCACGCTGCAGCCTTCCCCGCCACCGCAGCTTCAAACCGCAGACACAAGTCATGATCATGCTGAAGCTCTTTTGAGTTTACAAAAGCAATATGCGGTTCTGCAGGAAAGTTTCGTAGAGTCAACTAAGCGGATTGAAGCAGAAATGGCCAAATTAACAATGAGAGGGGCAGGCCAAGCACAAAGTCACCCGAGTCTGACGCAGCACGTGGTCCCCCCAGCTCCTACTCTGCCTGAAGTGAGCATTAGAAAAGAGTTTCGGATTAATGGCCAGATCGGAGAGCGGGGACAAAAGGACAAATTGTCTTATTCAAACCTCATCCACCAGATTGACatgggtttaaagaaaaatcacagtGAGGCTGATATCATTGAAGCGGTTGTCAGAGCAGTGAGTCCTGGTCTCAGCTTGCGTGATATGCTGGAGATAAAGTCAGACCTCACCCTCTCACAGTTGCGGACAATCCTGCGTGGACATTATAAAGAGGACAGTTCCACTGATCTTTACAATTGCTTGATCAATCTCACCCAAGAATGTAATGAGTCACCACAGAACTTTTTGTTTCGGGCCATTGAATTAAAAGAAAGACTGTTGCTAGCATCAAAAGAGCCTGGTGCAGAAGAACAGTACAGCCCCGAGTTGATTCAGAGAAAGTTCCTGAGGGCTGTGGAAACTGGACTGTTAAGTGCTGATATAAAATATCAACTAAAGCGCTACTTGGAGGATCCAGCTGTTACTGATGAGCACCTGATAGCCAAAATAAATGCAGCTGCTAGTCTTGAATGGGAAAGAAAGCAAAAGTTCAAAAAGCACGTCAGAGAACCCAGGGTCAAAGAAGTCAGAGTGGAAGCCCAAGCAGGTCCAGAGACGGCAGTGGCCAGTGTGAGTAGCCGACCATGTCCTACAATGACAAAAGGTAAAACGCCTGAAATGCCAAATGCAACACGCACGGAATCAGAGCTTCTTGACATGGTAACACAGCTTAAAGGGGAAATGGAAGAGATAAAGAAAGCCATTCGTGAGTCTCCCCGAGCCCCTTTTCATTTCAGAACCAACAGGAAACGAGGGTGCAAGAGCTGTCAGGCTGCAAACAATGGAGAGCAATGCGACCACTGTTTCAAATGTGGGAGGAGTGGCCATTTGTCACGGGACTGCAGATCTGGAAAAACACAAGGTAAAGGGCCAGTAAACATGGCTGCTAGCACTGTCATCACCAGACCTACACAAGCTGAGACACAAGAGCTTTACCAGCTAGTAACAGACAGCATTCAGAAATTAGAGGCAAGGTTGGCAGCTAAAACAGAGTCAACTCCGGATAAAGAAACCATTAGTGTCAATCTACTGTCCCCAAATCGCAGATCACAGCTTCTCAACctgattggaaaaaaatatgtgaTTTCCTGCTCACTTAATGATGTGGAAACAAAAGCTTTGTGGGACACAGGATCGCAGGTCTGCCTCATAAATGAGACTTGGAGACAACGCAACATGCCAAACACAACAGTCAGGGATCTAATAGAGTTAGTTGGTCCAGATATGTTGGATGGGAGGGCAGTAAACCAGACACCAATTCCATTTTCCGGGTGGGTGGAGGTTACTTTTAAACTTCCAACAGACACTTGTTCGAAAATCGAGCTGCTTGTCCCAGTGTTAGTGGCATCCGGAGTGGGAGTGGCGGAGCAACCCATAATTGGATTTAATGTGATTGAACAGGTCCTTAAGATGGGCATAGAACCTCCTGATGCAATCAGTGATGCAGTCAGCACCGCCTTTTCCTTTGATTGTAAAAAGACTGAAGTTTTCTTAAAAGTGATGCAAAATGGAGAGGATGGCTTGGGAGAAGGCATTGTAAAATTGGGTTGTGACACAGTGACTGTTCCTGCTGGCCAAACTAAAACAGTAAAGTGTTTTGTCCGAACTGGCACCCTTACAGACGCACAGGATGTACTGTTTGAGCCGAGCCAACACACTCAATTACCAGAGGGGTTACAGGTGCAGAAGGGGGTAGTAAggttaaaaagaggaaaacggGCAGCAGTAACGATTCCAATTACAAACAGTACAACTTATGACATTCGGCTGCCAGGTAAAACCATTTTTGGGCAAACGCAAAGACTCAAGGTCATCTACCCTGCAGAAATGAGACCCACTACGGTAGGGCAGGTTGGGACAAACACTGTAAACTCAAAGGCGGAAAACGGAGAAGGCAAAGAAACAGACCTCACTGAAAAGGAGCCGGTGGACGCCTGGGAACCTCCGGTTCCCCTGGATCACCTTTCTCCAGCCGAGAAAGACAAAGTCAAACAGCTTTTAAGGGAGGAGAGAGATGCTTTTGCACGTGATGAGTATGATGTAGGTACAATTCCCTCTCTGCAGTTGAAAATAAGACTGAACGACCCCACCCCTGTTAAAAAGACATACATTTTTGTCCCCAAGCCACTTCATAAAGAAGTAAAAGAATACTTGGAAGATCTGTTAAACAGGGGTTGGATAACCAAATCAAAGTCATCTTACTCAAGTCCCATTGTCTGTGTGCGGAAAAAAGATGGGGGCCTTCGCCTGTGCTGTGACTTCAGGGAGCTAAACAAAAAGTCAATACCCGATCGCCACCCTATTCCCCGCATACAGGACATGTTAAACAGTCTGAAGGGAAGTGCCTGGTTCTCAGTCCTCGATCAAGGCAAGGCATATCACCAGGGCTTCCTGGAAGAATCCAGCCGTCCCCTCACTGCATTTATTACGCCCTGGGGTCTCTTCGAATGG ACTTTTGATGATCATCTGCGGGATCTAAGAGACGTCCTACACCGATACAAAAGCCACGGAGTGAAGTTGACTCCTCGTAAATGTGAGGTTTTCAAAAAGAAGGTACGTTTTCTTGGCAAGTTAGTCACAGAAGAAGGCTATACTATGGACCCTGCAGATGTTGCCCCTGTGCAAGCCCTGAAACACAATCAGCCCACAACAGTAGGAGAGTTAAGGAAGCTGTTAGGTTTTGTTTCATATTACCGCAGTTATATACCTAACTTCTCCCGAATAGCAAAGCCTTTATATGACCTCCTGAGTAATGACAAAATGggcacaataaaacaaaaacccaagaaACAAAGTAACTTTGGGTAG